In the genome of Desulfovibrio desulfuricans, one region contains:
- the proC gene encoding pyrroline-5-carboxylate reductase has translation MALTIGCVGCGNMGGAIMAGLARKGGYNLCGYNRTAARMRPLEELGVRPLESPLAVAQAADVLVLGVKPYQAADVLGQMRPGLTADKTLVSVAAGVSRQKLTQAVESRCPVVRCMPNTPALVGKGVFALCFEDPALPDARKGDVLALFNALGVCVELPESKFTAFSALIGAGPAYVFAMMQGLVQAGVTLGFQHRESREMVTALFAGCAKMVEQSSAPLMQLRDDVCSPGGLTIAGVNVLDREGLVGLLVDSVLAANTRGKEMES, from the coding sequence ATGGCGCTCACTATCGGCTGTGTCGGATGCGGCAACATGGGCGGGGCCATTATGGCCGGTCTTGCCCGCAAGGGTGGATACAATCTGTGCGGTTACAACAGAACAGCCGCGCGCATGCGCCCGCTTGAAGAGCTGGGCGTGCGCCCGCTCGAAAGCCCCCTGGCCGTGGCGCAGGCCGCCGACGTGCTGGTGCTGGGCGTTAAGCCTTATCAGGCTGCGGACGTGTTGGGGCAGATGCGCCCGGGGCTGACGGCGGATAAAACCCTGGTGTCAGTCGCTGCAGGCGTGAGCCGGCAAAAGCTGACCCAGGCAGTGGAAAGCCGCTGCCCTGTGGTGCGCTGCATGCCCAACACCCCCGCCCTGGTGGGCAAGGGTGTTTTTGCCCTCTGTTTTGAAGATCCCGCCCTGCCCGATGCCCGCAAGGGCGACGTACTGGCGCTTTTTAACGCGCTGGGCGTGTGCGTGGAACTGCCGGAAAGCAAGTTTACGGCTTTTTCCGCCCTTATTGGCGCGGGCCCGGCCTATGTGTTTGCCATGATGCAGGGGCTGGTGCAGGCGGGGGTTACCCTGGGCTTTCAGCACCGCGAATCGCGCGAGATGGTCACGGCCCTGTTTGCCGGATGCGCCAAAATGGTCGAGCAAAGCAGCGCGCCGCTCATGCAGCTGCGCGATGACGTGTGCTCGCCCGGCGGGCTGACCATTGCGGGCGTGAACGTGCTCGACCGCGAGGGGCTAGTGGGCCTGCTGGTTGATTCCGTGCTGGCCGCCAATACCCGCGGCAAGGAAATGGAAAGCTGA
- a CDS encoding AMIN domain-containing protein — MNKVILSLLVAVCVLGMALIMLNERLRKPEPATPAGIIAPVTPPDAAPPVVGGAPAVDSQSQLHLPPQAQNGIADPNASSEAPARAPIPSLKPDEKSAPTGNLAATDPQPAVAKPVVQPKPASPVTEKTAPAADSGKEKAAKAAPQHKTITKFVVLARDKGATVRLTGAAPIIYKNMQLSGPERLVIDLDGKWQVKAPGVPKNPAVSNVRIGKSDDKTRIVIDLSGKIQPKFTLSKDGHTLDIRLDH, encoded by the coding sequence ATGAACAAAGTTATTCTCAGTCTTCTTGTGGCTGTCTGCGTTCTGGGCATGGCGCTTATCATGCTCAACGAGCGCCTGCGCAAGCCTGAACCCGCTACTCCCGCAGGCATCATTGCGCCTGTGACCCCGCCGGATGCGGCCCCGCCGGTTGTCGGGGGGGCACCCGCCGTTGACTCCCAGTCGCAGTTGCACCTGCCCCCGCAGGCGCAGAACGGCATTGCCGACCCCAACGCCAGCAGCGAAGCCCCCGCCCGTGCGCCCATCCCCAGCCTGAAGCCGGACGAAAAAAGCGCCCCGACGGGCAACCTTGCCGCCACCGATCCGCAGCCCGCTGTGGCCAAGCCCGTGGTGCAGCCCAAACCCGCCTCTCCGGTTACGGAAAAAACCGCCCCCGCTGCGGATTCAGGCAAGGAAAAGGCCGCCAAGGCCGCGCCCCAGCACAAAACCATCACCAAGTTTGTGGTGCTTGCCCGCGACAAGGGTGCAACGGTGCGCCTGACCGGCGCAGCCCCCATTATCTACAAAAACATGCAGCTCAGCGGCCCTGAACGGCTGGTCATCGACCTTGACGGCAAATGGCAGGTCAAGGCGCCGGGCGTGCCCAAAAACCCTGCGGTAAGCAATGTGCGCATCGGCAAAAGCGACGACAAGACCCGCATTGTCATTGACCTTTCCGGCAAGATTCAGCCCAAGTTTACGCTTTCCAAGGATGGACACACCCTGGATATCCGGCTGGACCACTAG
- a CDS encoding tetratricopeptide repeat protein has product MPVITPDLSHFEQGMVTPPPEGGAAKPPQPAPTAAKAGPGFAPLEMTSPKHKLPESVEVAPQGVGAPSRTATGITAVHYEEGPTPAPKRAYDLEASRKAKVVETKLRETFRQTLLRLKRPRERKAALLALEQIAQTKEGITSSHKHMFRDFGVRLRQNSQPDLALLFSRKAVELAPEDDHAHFNLARILCSLGMYDEAAAHIATAMSMSSEEPLYFKLLEHIRELKQARYAAKAAQKR; this is encoded by the coding sequence ATGCCTGTAATTACGCCTGACCTCAGCCATTTTGAGCAGGGCATGGTCACGCCCCCGCCCGAAGGCGGCGCGGCAAAGCCGCCCCAGCCAGCCCCCACGGCGGCAAAAGCCGGCCCCGGTTTTGCCCCGCTTGAAATGACCAGCCCCAAGCACAAACTACCCGAGTCTGTCGAAGTGGCCCCCCAAGGGGTGGGCGCACCCTCCCGCACCGCTACCGGCATAACGGCCGTTCATTATGAAGAAGGCCCGACGCCCGCGCCCAAACGCGCTTACGACCTTGAGGCCTCGCGCAAGGCCAAGGTGGTGGAGACAAAGCTGCGGGAAACATTCAGGCAAACGCTGCTGCGCCTCAAACGCCCGCGAGAGCGCAAAGCCGCCCTGCTCGCCCTTGAGCAGATAGCGCAGACCAAGGAAGGCATCACGTCTTCGCACAAGCACATGTTTCGCGATTTCGGCGTGCGCCTGCGGCAAAATTCCCAGCCCGATCTTGCCCTGCTGTTTTCACGCAAGGCCGTGGAGCTGGCACCCGAGGACGACCACGCCCACTTTAATCTGGCACGCATACTCTGTTCACTTGGCATGTACGACGAAGCCGCAGCCCATATAGCGACGGCCATGAGCATGTCCAGCGAAGAACCTCTCTACTTCAAGTTGTTGGAACACATCCGCGAGCTCAAACAGGCGCGTTACGCGGCCAAGGCCGCGCAAAAGCGTTAA
- a CDS encoding hydrogenase maturation nickel metallochaperone HypA has product MHEMSIAQSLLQMAEDEIARQGCTRLEVVSVTYGSLSGVVPESLQFCFETMVYGTPHEGARLELTELPLRLRCTACGKVFGGEGQDALWLPCPGCGEQFGHVVEQGKELYLSRLEAS; this is encoded by the coding sequence ATGCACGAAATGTCCATAGCACAAAGCCTGTTGCAGATGGCCGAGGATGAAATTGCCCGCCAGGGTTGCACCCGATTGGAAGTTGTCAGCGTTACGTACGGCTCCCTTTCTGGCGTTGTGCCCGAGTCGCTGCAATTTTGTTTTGAGACCATGGTGTACGGAACCCCGCACGAGGGGGCGCGCCTGGAGCTCACCGAGCTGCCATTGCGGCTGCGCTGTACGGCATGCGGCAAAGTTTTTGGCGGGGAGGGGCAGGATGCACTCTGGCTTCCCTGTCCCGGTTGCGGCGAGCAGTTTGGGCATGTGGTCGAGCAGGGCAAAGAGCTGTACCTCAGCCGTCTGGAAGCCAGCTAG
- the hypB gene encoding hydrogenase nickel incorporation protein HypB, with amino-acid sequence MQIPVVRNVLEANEKMAGHVRRLLSEKGILALNLISSPGAGKTTLLERTLSDLAGEFRMAVVEGDLQTDNDARRVAATGAQAVQINTDGGCHLDSNMILTSLESLDLAGVDILFIENVGNLVCPVEFDCGEDAKVALLSVTEGDDKPEKYPLLFNLAKALVLNKTDLLPYVDFDLARARNFATKLNKELDIFEVSCSKRDGLEGWYNWLRSMRAAKKEGRLA; translated from the coding sequence ATGCAAATTCCTGTGGTTCGTAACGTTTTGGAAGCAAACGAAAAAATGGCCGGGCACGTGCGGCGGCTGCTCTCCGAAAAAGGCATACTGGCGCTGAACCTCATCAGCTCGCCCGGCGCGGGCAAGACCACACTGCTTGAGCGCACCCTGAGCGATCTGGCTGGCGAATTTCGCATGGCGGTGGTGGAGGGCGACCTGCAGACCGACAACGACGCCCGCCGCGTTGCCGCCACCGGCGCGCAGGCCGTGCAGATCAATACCGACGGCGGCTGCCACCTTGACAGCAACATGATCCTAACTTCGCTGGAAAGTCTCGACCTTGCTGGCGTGGACATCCTTTTTATCGAAAACGTGGGCAACCTGGTGTGCCCGGTGGAATTTGACTGCGGCGAGGACGCCAAGGTGGCGCTCTTGAGCGTGACCGAGGGCGACGACAAGCCGGAAAAATACCCCCTGCTTTTCAATCTTGCCAAGGCGCTGGTGCTCAACAAGACAGATCTGCTGCCCTATGTGGATTTTGACCTTGCGCGCGCCCGCAATTTTGCCACCAAGCTCAACAAGGAGCTTGATATATTTGAAGTCTCCTGCAGCAAGAGAGACGGCCTTGAGGGCTGGTACAACTGGCTGCGCAGCATGCGCGCGGCCAAAAAGGAAGGGCGGCTCGCATAA
- a CDS encoding peptidoglycan glycosyltransferase, which produces MTKALWFFRIYAAVCLVLAGFFACDAAHAAHIAKPGPEPQILSIVNGTAEDVLSIGFQTGRSTNFVRLDMPPGGRDDIENPGGAANLRVDTGLALWLFKDVPLAKAQSLTLRPGDKPVVEISVPKGEAQRVTGEIQSLLPGPDAGPVCALDRFRPGMPMKDVCSLLSATPQRDDNDAVLASLGFAGMVWAARLEPAQPEGKTASKAALVLDHMELRRKLDPETLEKLMNSLYEQKYSPWQAELPGLDINFTQMPSMDLAKQKEMLRQVLEYFLAAGKGEATIMLAPADILPKLADADAPNGDVQLFTITLRPASKNLVVDVAAYRESEEAR; this is translated from the coding sequence ATGACCAAGGCCTTGTGGTTCTTTCGCATATATGCGGCCGTATGTCTTGTTCTGGCCGGGTTTTTTGCCTGCGACGCGGCGCATGCCGCGCATATTGCCAAGCCCGGCCCTGAACCGCAGATTTTATCCATTGTTAACGGCACCGCTGAAGACGTGCTGAGCATAGGTTTTCAGACGGGCCGCAGTACGAACTTTGTTCGGCTCGACATGCCCCCCGGCGGTCGGGACGACATTGAAAACCCCGGCGGCGCAGCAAACTTGCGCGTGGACACGGGCCTTGCCCTCTGGCTGTTCAAGGATGTGCCTCTGGCCAAGGCCCAGAGCCTGACCCTGCGCCCCGGCGACAAGCCTGTGGTTGAAATCTCTGTGCCCAAGGGCGAAGCGCAACGTGTTACGGGCGAGATCCAAAGCCTTCTGCCCGGACCGGATGCAGGCCCGGTATGTGCGCTTGACCGCTTTCGCCCCGGCATGCCCATGAAGGATGTGTGCTCCCTGCTGAGCGCAACCCCGCAACGCGACGACAACGATGCGGTGCTTGCCAGCCTTGGCTTTGCTGGCATGGTCTGGGCAGCGCGGCTTGAACCGGCCCAGCCCGAGGGCAAGACTGCGAGCAAGGCGGCGCTGGTGCTCGACCACATGGAGCTGCGCCGCAAGCTTGACCCCGAAACGCTTGAAAAGCTCATGAACTCGCTTTATGAGCAGAAGTACAGCCCCTGGCAGGCCGAGCTGCCCGGTCTGGACATCAACTTTACCCAGATGCCTTCCATGGATCTTGCCAAGCAAAAGGAAATGCTGCGGCAGGTGCTTGAGTACTTTTTGGCTGCGGGCAAGGGCGAGGCGACAATCATGCTGGCCCCGGCAGACATTCTGCCCAAGCTTGCCGACGCAGACGCGCCCAACGGCGATGTGCAGCTGTTTACCATTACCCTGCGGCCCGCTTCAAAAAATCTCGTGGTGGACGTAGCCGCCTACCGCGAGAGCGAGGAGGCCCGCTAG
- a CDS encoding SPOR domain-containing protein: protein MPPLTRQNSSDQAPEKKCLCLRPSSLLAACFLVVAAVVLAYLGGVMSGRAYWRAHPQPVVARPAAPAGGAVASATGPDDDGPSAGEAAAGAGDDAAEPKQKVLAAEELRFSRVLRNDAATGDAPLKPLPSMTPVQPKPAGVVQAGVPQTAQGGQTAPVAAQPGGVVKAPQVAGMYDYVFQVGAFKEADSVDSLRQRLEGRGMRTKMERSGKLYVVLVLLRGDEARAAEVVRATEGLGLGKPIQRSRKPVLQQ from the coding sequence ATGCCTCCCCTTACCCGTCAGAATTCATCGGATCAGGCGCCTGAAAAAAAATGCCTGTGCCTGCGCCCCTCATCCTTGCTGGCGGCGTGTTTTCTGGTGGTGGCTGCGGTGGTGCTGGCCTATCTGGGCGGAGTGATGAGCGGCAGGGCATACTGGCGGGCGCATCCTCAGCCGGTGGTTGCCAGGCCCGCCGCACCTGCGGGCGGTGCCGTTGCTTCGGCCACTGGCCCTGACGACGACGGCCCCTCGGCTGGCGAAGCAGCGGCTGGCGCTGGCGATGACGCCGCCGAGCCCAAGCAAAAAGTTTTGGCGGCGGAAGAACTGCGTTTTTCCCGGGTGCTCCGCAATGACGCCGCCACCGGCGACGCCCCTCTCAAACCATTGCCGTCCATGACCCCGGTGCAGCCCAAGCCTGCGGGCGTGGTGCAGGCCGGGGTACCCCAGACGGCGCAGGGCGGGCAGACCGCACCTGTCGCCGCGCAGCCCGGCGGCGTGGTCAAGGCCCCGCAGGTTGCGGGAATGTACGACTACGTCTTTCAGGTGGGGGCCTTCAAGGAGGCTGACTCCGTGGATTCCCTGCGGCAGCGGCTGGAAGGCCGGGGCATGCGCACCAAGATGGAGCGGTCGGGCAAGCTCTATGTGGTGCTGGTTCTGCTGCGCGGCGACGAAGCCCGTGCGGCGGAGGTGGTGCGCGCCACCGAGGGCCTTGGGCTGGGCAAGCCCATACAGCGCAGCCGCAAGCCGGTGCTGCAGCAATAA